A single window of Streptomyces griseoviridis DNA harbors:
- a CDS encoding galactose-binding domain-containing protein: MHRTVRGMPAAMVVALSAGLLTVSAPAAHAAAGATLPFTSVEAESATTTGTRIGPDYTQGTLASEASGRQAVRITSGQRVEFTVPRAANAVNVSYSVPDGQSGSLDVYVNGQKIAKTLAVTSKYSYVDTSWIAGAKTHHFFDNARLLLGQNVQAGDKVAFQSTGTQVTVDVADFEQVAAATAQPAGSVSVTSKGADPSGGGDSTQAFRDAISAAQGGVVWIPPGEYRLTSSLSGVQNVTLQGAGNWYSVLRTSRFIDQSSSAGAVRIKDFAVLGEVTERVDSSPDNFVNGSLGPNSSVSGMWIQHLKVGLWLTGNNDNLVVENNRILDTTADGLNLNGNARGVRVSNNFLRNQGDDSLAMWSLYAADTDSSFVNNTVSQPNLANGIAVYGGTNISVKNNLISDTNALGSGIAISNQKFADPFSPLAGTITVDGNTLVRTGAINPNWGHPMGALRVDSYDSAINATVNITNTTVTDSPYSAFEFVSGGGQGYPVRNVTVDGATVRNTGTVVVQAEAQGAATVRNVTATSVGAAGVYNCPYPSGTFALTDGGGNSGWSSTWSNCSSWPQPGQSNPDPDPARNLAKGRPATATGSQDVYTPARAVDGDATSYWESANNAFPQALTVDLGSSYAVRRLVLKLPPATAWGARTQTVTVLGSTDGSTWATVVGATGYRFDPATGNTATVTLPASTNLRHLRLSVSANTAWPAAQFSEVEAYLTS; encoded by the coding sequence ATGCACAGGACTGTCAGGGGCATGCCCGCGGCGATGGTCGTCGCCCTCTCCGCCGGCCTGCTCACCGTGTCCGCCCCCGCCGCCCACGCCGCCGCGGGCGCCACCCTGCCCTTCACCTCCGTCGAGGCCGAGTCGGCGACCACCACCGGCACCAGGATCGGCCCCGACTACACCCAGGGCACCCTCGCCTCCGAGGCGTCCGGCCGCCAGGCGGTCCGTATCACCTCGGGCCAGCGCGTCGAGTTCACCGTGCCGCGCGCGGCCAACGCCGTGAACGTCTCCTACAGCGTCCCGGACGGCCAGTCCGGCTCCCTCGACGTGTACGTCAACGGCCAGAAGATCGCCAAGACCCTCGCCGTCACCTCCAAGTACTCCTACGTCGACACCAGTTGGATCGCCGGCGCCAAGACCCACCACTTCTTCGACAACGCCCGGCTGCTGCTCGGCCAGAACGTCCAGGCGGGCGACAAGGTCGCCTTCCAGTCGACCGGCACCCAGGTCACCGTCGACGTCGCCGACTTCGAGCAGGTCGCCGCAGCGACCGCGCAGCCCGCCGGATCGGTCTCCGTCACCTCCAAGGGCGCCGACCCCAGCGGCGGCGGCGACTCCACCCAGGCCTTCCGCGACGCCATCTCCGCCGCCCAGGGCGGGGTGGTGTGGATACCGCCGGGCGAGTACCGGCTCACCTCGTCGCTCAGCGGAGTGCAGAACGTGACGCTCCAGGGCGCGGGCAACTGGTACTCCGTCCTGCGCACCTCCCGCTTCATCGACCAGAGCAGCTCCGCGGGCGCCGTCCGAATCAAGGACTTCGCGGTCCTCGGCGAGGTCACCGAACGCGTCGACTCCAGCCCCGACAACTTCGTCAACGGCTCGCTCGGGCCGAACAGTTCGGTGTCGGGCATGTGGATCCAGCACCTCAAGGTCGGCCTCTGGCTGACCGGCAACAACGACAACCTGGTCGTCGAGAACAACCGCATCCTCGACACCACCGCCGACGGCCTCAACCTCAACGGCAACGCGCGCGGCGTCCGCGTCAGCAACAACTTCCTGCGCAACCAGGGCGACGACTCCCTCGCCATGTGGTCGCTGTACGCCGCCGACACCGACAGCAGCTTCGTCAACAACACCGTCTCGCAGCCCAACCTCGCCAACGGCATCGCCGTCTACGGCGGCACGAACATCTCCGTCAAGAACAACCTGATCTCCGACACCAACGCCCTCGGCAGCGGCATCGCCATCTCCAACCAGAAGTTCGCCGACCCGTTCTCGCCGCTCGCCGGCACCATCACCGTCGACGGCAACACCCTGGTGCGCACCGGCGCGATCAACCCCAACTGGGGCCACCCGATGGGCGCCCTGCGCGTCGACTCCTACGACAGCGCCATCAACGCCACCGTCAACATCACCAACACGACCGTCACCGACAGCCCGTACAGCGCCTTCGAGTTCGTCTCCGGCGGCGGCCAGGGCTACCCGGTCCGCAACGTCACCGTGGACGGCGCGACCGTGCGCAACACCGGGACCGTCGTCGTCCAGGCCGAGGCCCAGGGCGCGGCCACCGTGCGCAATGTCACCGCCACCTCGGTCGGTGCGGCGGGCGTCTACAACTGCCCTTACCCGAGCGGCACCTTCGCGCTCACCGACGGCGGCGGCAACTCCGGCTGGAGCAGCACCTGGTCGAACTGCTCCAGCTGGCCGCAGCCCGGCCAGAGCAACCCCGACCCGGACCCGGCCCGCAACCTCGCCAAGGGCCGCCCGGCCACCGCGACCGGCTCGCAGGACGTCTACACACCGGCCAGGGCGGTCGACGGCGACGCCACCTCCTACTGGGAGTCGGCCAACAACGCGTTCCCGCAGGCCCTGACGGTCGACCTGGGCTCCTCGTACGCGGTGCGCCGACTGGTCCTGAAGCTGCCCCCGGCCACGGCCTGGGGCGCCCGCACCCAGACCGTCACCGTCCTGGGCAGCACCGACGGCTCGACCTGGGCGACGGTCGTCGGCGCGACCGGCTACCGGTTCGATCCGGCCACCGGCAACACCGCCACCGTCACCCTGCCCGCGAGCACGAACCTGCGCCACCTGCGCCTGTCGGTGAGCGCCAACACCGCGTGGCCGGCGGCCCAGTTCAGCGAGGTGGAGGCGTATCTGACGTCGTGA